The following DNA comes from Methanothermus fervidus DSM 2088.
TCTAATCTTAGTGAGTGTCCATGAACAGATTTTCCTCTAATCCCTGTTCTAGCTGGATCAAAAAACTCTGTTTCTATTAATTCTTTAGCTATTTTTTCAACGTCTCTCTCTCTAGCTTCAATTATTTGTCTTCCTGATAAAGTACCAGCATCTGCACCTCTGTATCTCCATAAATATGCTCTTGATCTAATATATGGTTGTGCTGGTGCAAAATACACAGAATCTGTAAATTGTACATATCTGACTCTATCTCCAGCTTTTGCACCTTCAGTTGGTTCAACAATGTCTTTTATTGGATCTTCTGGCTCATCTAATTCTTCAAGTGGAGGATGAACACTTGGATATTCTTCACCAGGGGCTCTATGTCCTAATATCCTAACTACATCTTCATCTGAAATTTCTCTCAATTTTTCTAATTCTGCATCTGGGTTCATAAATTTCCTTCTATTTTCAGCTATTTTCGTAGATCCAGGATAGAATTGGGCCATATCTAAACACCTCCTAATTTAATACTCCAAACGTGTTAAAACATTAAGCCATTTTTTAACTTTATTAACAATTTCATCTAATTTCTCCTGGGGGCAGGTTTCGCCTCTCACAACCCCACTTACAATGTCTACAACGATGCCTTTTGTTTGAGGTTTATCAGGCATTACTGCACGCGTCTTAACACCGATTTTTGCAAAATCTTCAAAATCTACTGGATATTCACACACAATAATGCAAGGAACATCGACGTTCCTTAGTATTAAACGAGCCTTGTAGATTATGTGATATCTGACAGCTCCCAAATGTACCAAAGCCAATTTATGTCTTCCTATTTGTTCTGCCTCTTCAGGAGTAATTCCAAAAAGCCCTCCCGCCCCAGCCTCAGGTGCATCACTTGGAACTCCAGCTCCAGCATTTAATACCAAAGTACTTACCTTTATATCATTTTCTCGCAATGCAAAGGTTATTTCACAAATGGGTTTAGTTATATGTCTTCTTCCTGGTGACATTGCAACAGCTACAACATCGCCACCACATTGAGCAAATGTACCTCTTTGGGCCAAACCTCCTCCTTCACCTAGCCCCATTGTTTCCCTACAATCTACAATATGTGTTGTTCTTCCAATCATTTAATCACGTTTTTTCTTTTTTGTTTTTGGTATTATTGATACCCTATCTTTTAATCTAGCACTTTGATCTGTCATTCCTACTAACTCCGTTGGTAACTTATCAACATCCTTACCAAATTTTATAGCATCAGTCACCGTTTTTTGTCTTCTAAAGAATGTTCCTGGAATTAATTCATATTTAAATGGAAATACTTCATCGCAAACTTCTTTAATTTTTTCCATTGTCTTTTTATCTTCTATTTCTACAAATATTCTCCCTGTTTTAACTTTAAGTTCTATATCCTGACCTTTTACATTTATAACTCGTCTATCAGGGTGTTCTCCTGCTGGTAATCTTTGACCTTGTATTATCATTCTTTTTATACCTTCAATCTCCCCAAGCTTATTCAACAATTTTTCAGTTGTCTCAGCACTGAGGAGTCGATGTGGAAATATCTCTACATCCATTTCCTGCCCCCAGGATCCACAGTTAGCTTTATACTTTATCTTTTATTTCGGCTGCAGCCTCTACAACATATTTTAATGGCTCTCTAAATTCATCTACTTTACTAAACACGTCTTTTATTAATCCTGAAGTTAATTCTGGTGAAAACATTTGTGTTCCAGCATCTAATGCCATTGCAGCGGCAACACAAGGAATTGCAAATCCTTTACTATGCCTTGTCACAATGTGGTTTCCATTAAATATTCCAGGTCCTCCACCACCATAGATTGAGTGACTGAAGAATGAGAAACCTACAGCTGTACCTTCTGCCCTTCCAAAATCAACGCCAGGCAGGCCAGTTTCAAATTCAATAATGTCATTGTAGTAAAGAATTGTTGACGATACACCTTGAGCTGCTCTTGCAGCTCCTTGATTAACAATTGTAGCTGCTACTAATCCAGCTGCAGCATATGCATTCCATAATGCCAAATCATCTGTACCATATACCTTATATCCATTTAATTCTTTTTCAACTTTTATTACACCATCTTCTTTTGCTCTTTCAACAACGTCCTCAACAACTGATCCAACTGTTCCATCCTTTCCATTAGCTTTAACTAAATCATATACCAAATTATCAGCGTTTAAGCCCTGATATGCTAGACCAAGTAAATGCAATCTTTCAAATTTTCCAACAGCGTCTCCCATTTCAAACATTGCCGTATGTTCTAGAATTGAAGATAAAGCTACAGCCTGCAATGTATTTTTAAGTGTTGCTGCTACTATGTGATTAACTAAAATGTTTCTTAATGCGTATCCAGGTCCTTCTAATTTTTGAGGTATATCTAACATTGTAGCAATGTTTCCACCGACGTATTCTACAGATTGTGGATATCTTCCCAATACAGCAGCTTTAACCATGTTTGCATCATAGATGCTAATGTCACATACATCAATTATTGATTGTATAAATGCTGATGCTGTAACAAGAGGTGCAACAGAGTATTCAGCAGCAGATTCTAATCTTGATGAAGGTACTTTAACTAAAGCTCTTTTACCATCATGTAGTAACTCTACAACTGTATCATCGCCCTCTTCCACTTGAATCATTTCTTTGGCTTTTTCAGCAATTGCTTCAGCATTATCTATGACATCAACATCAAGTTCTCTACCAGGTATGTGACAACCAGAACCTCCAACTTTTGCGCTTCTTAATGCATTTTCAATTCCTTCTAAATTTACAGCAACTGTTCTTTTGATGTCATGTATAATTTTCTTTATTGCTGTATTTCGCAATGGACTTAAAGCCTCAATAGGTACTTGTTCTTCAACTAAGTTTCCCCTATCATCATACAAATCTACTTTATCTTCATATTTTGGCATTAATTAACCTCCTTTTTAAATATCTTTTTGTGAATAATTGTATAAATTACATATTTAATGAAATTTTCTTTTACAGTCAAGTAGAAAAATATATAAGTGCAGAAAAATGATTATATATTAGAGTTACTCCTAAAACTGTCTCATATTTTTTATTTCAATAGTATTATTACAACTACATAAAAGTGAAAAAAATGCAAATAATTGCAGATGTTGGAGGTAGGCCAGGCAAAGATTGCGGAGGCTTTTGCAAGTATTGTTACTTTAGAAATGTAGGTAAATTTAAACCATTTGGATGTAAAAATTGTCCACCAGGCAAAATAGGATGTAAAGTTTGTACAAAAGAAATAGCAGAACTTAACAATGGTTTTTTACCTCCAGCGTTTGTAATATCAAATATTCAATCAAGCCTTCTTATGTATGGACACAAAAAAGATGTAAAGATTAATATTAGTGGTGGTGGAGACGTCAGCTGTTATCCATATCTTCTTGATTTAACAAGAGAAATAAACAATTTAGGTTTACCCATACATCTTGGATATACAAGTGGTAAAGGAATCGATGATGCAAGAATAGCATATGAATTAATAGATAATGGCGTAGATGAGGTAACTTTTACAGTATTTTCTGTAAATCCCAAATTAAGAAAAGAATGGATGTCAGATAGAAAACCAGAAGAATCTCTAAAAGCATTGAAAATATTTTGCGAAAATATAGAGGTTCATTGTGCTGCAGTGATAATACCTGGTGTAAATGATGGTGAGGAGTTATATAAGACTTGCGCCAAGCTGGAAGAATGGGGAGCTGAAGGATTTATATTGATGAGATTTGCAAACTATAAAAACCAAGGATTAATTTTAGGCAATGGGCCAATAATTAAAGGAGTTGAACCACATACATTGGAAGAATTTTCTGAATTAGTTAAAAAATTAGACAAAGAGTTTGATTTGAGGATAACTGGTACTCCCTTGTGTGATCCAAAAAATGGTGCACCATTTGCACTTTCACGTGAAGAAAATAAAGAATTTTTAAAAATATTACCAAAAATAAAAGGAGAGGCTACAATATTAACAAGTAAAATAGCTGCCCCATATATATATAAAATAATTAAAAATTTAGGTGCAGAAGACAAAGTGAATGTATATCCAACAAAAAAAGATATAGGATGTTTAATTACACGTGAAGACCTCAAAGACGTTGATTTATCTAAAATCAAAGACACTGTAATAATTCCAGGACGTGCGTTAGTTCATGACATGGAAGCAGAAAAAATCCTTAGTAAAGATGGAAATAAAAGAATCGTAGTTAGAGGACCTGACAGATTGTCAGTTGATGGTGAAATGAGTGGGACAATGTCAGAGTATGATGTAATAGAAACTGAAATGGAGGCATGGTACGAGTTAATTAATATAATAAACTTCTATGGGTTAAACCATGAATACCATAGTTATAAGCCCTGAATTCTACAATTATGGATCATTAGTTGTTGCAGGTATACTTAAGAATTTAAAACATAAAGTGAATTATTTTAAAGGATTTAAAAATAAAATAAATGCAGATATTACTTTTATAAGTCTCCAATCTACAATTCATCTTCTCAAATACCAAAAAAATATAAATTCAATTGATTCTTTTAAAGTTGTAGGTGGACCAGTAACAATGGATCCTAGCATGGTCTTTAAGTATTTGGATGTAGATGCTGTGATGGTAGGGGAAGCTGAAAACAAATTAGAAAATTTTATGAGAAAATTTGAAGAAAATAAATTAGATGAAATTGAAGGAGTAATATTAAAAGATCAAAAAGATGAAATTCCTAAAATGATACATTCTAATTCTTTGGATAGACCCCTACCATATATACCTCCAGACATCAAAAATGAAAATATAAGGGGCGCCAATGTTTACATAGAAACTCACAGAGGATGTCCTGGTAACTGCGGGTTTTGTCAAGTACCAAAATTTTTTGGAAGAGAAGTGAGAAGTAGAAAATTAAATGAAATTGTAAATGAAGTAAAAGAATTCGTAAAAATGGGTGCTAGGAGAATTGCCATAAGTGGGGGCACAGGAACTTTATATGGATGCAAAAAATTCAAAGAAATCAATGAAGAAGCTTTTATAGAGTTATTAAAAAATTTGAGTAAAATTACAGGAAAAGAAAACTTAACAATACCTGATATACGTGTAGATACAGTTTCACCAGAAATAATGGAGGCTATAAGTAAATACACAAATGGATGGGTATTTTATGGAATAGAATCTGGCAGTGAAAAAATTTTAAAGAAAATGAATAAAGGCATCAAAATAGAAACAGTTTATGAAGCTGTAGAACTAGCTAGAGAACATGGTGTTAAAGTTGCTGGATCATTTATAGTAGGGTATCCTGGTGAAACAGAAGATGATTTTGAGGCTACATTAAGTTTAGCTGATGATTTAATGTTAGATGATTATTTTGTAAGTATAGCTGAACCAATTCCAGGTACTCCTCTTGCTGAAGAAGTTAAAAACCTTCCACTAGATAAAAATCCTGTATTTATGGAAGTAAATGATACAAATGTTTCAACAATTGCTGAGTTTAGAGCATTGAAGCTCATGCTGGATTCATATGTTTTTAGGAAAATACCAATGCCTATGACTGAAAAGTTATTTAACATGATTTTAAAAGAAGTCAAATCACAATCAAAACATATAAAAACCGTAACTTACATGATTAAAGACATGATTTAACTTTTAGCTTTAACAGCGTTTTTTATTATTTCTTCTAAGGAACTTCCTTCAGCTTTCACAATTTTACATTCAGGTAACAAAAATTCTAAATTTTTAGATGGATTTTTAATAGCCAAAATGTCTATATTTTCTGATTTTAAAAATTTTGCAGCTTTTATTCCTTTCTTCTTCTCTACTTTGGCTCCGGGATTTTCTTTCATTTCAATCTTTGTTATTTTATTATCTACAATTTTAGCTATAGCAAAATGAGAAGCTTTACCAAGATGTCCACTTACTTCACCATTTTTTAAAGGCACTGCAACAATTTTATAATTTTTTTCAAATGCCTCTGTTTGAATTGTTAAAATATCAACAGATTTTATTTCATCTTTAACCTTATCTTTTACCTTTAATATAATCTTATGTGCATCTTTAATTGTCTTCTCTGGATCTAGCTCCAGATGCATCTCACCAAAAATATATGGCCCACATCTTCTAAGTCTTATTGCATGTGCACCTCTAACACCATCAACCTTTTCTGCAATATTCTTTATCTTATTTATTATCTTTGGATCGATTCCTGCATCTAAAAGTGCAAGTATATCTGCTTTACATAACTCAATACCCATATGAAAAATTAAAATTGAAATTATAATACCTGCTAGACCTTCTATCCATTCATAACCAAAAAATGAGGATAAAATACCTATGAATACAATTAAAGATGAAAAAGTGTCGATTAAGCTATGTTTTCCATCGTTTATAAGTGCTTGAGATCCTATTTTTTTACCAATCTTCTCTTTATAAATAGCTAGAATATAACATATAATTGCAGATAAAAGTGCAATTACTATACCAATAGTAGGATACTTTAATGTATGGGGGTTTATGATACTTTTAATAGATTCATACATTATTTCAATTCCTGCCACCAGGATTAAAACCGATACCACAAAAGAAACAAAGGTTTCAACTTTGTAATATCCATATGGAAATCTCTGATTTGGTTTACGTTGAGAAATTTTTAATCCTAAATATACAGCCAAAGAAGAAAAGACATCGGAAAACGAATGCATAGCATCCGCTATTAAAGATATACTACCTGAAATATAACCAACAGCGCCTTTAACAACTGTTAAAAATAAATTTATATAAGTAGAATATTTTGCAACCTTTTCCCCTCTCTTTAAGTTCATTCTACCACATTATTAACTCAAATCTAATTTATTTTTAATTTTTTCTATTATTTCAAAAAACTTCTTAGAGATTTTTGAGTCTGGGTATTTTTCAATGACTGGAGCTCCATCGTTTAAAGCCTCTATATTTTTAATATCTAATGGTATCGAACCAAGATATGGAATAGAATATTCTTTTGCTAATTCCTTTCCATTTCCTTTACCAAAAATACGGGTTTCTTCACCACATTTTGGACATACAAAACTACACATATTTTCTACAATTCCTATAACTTCCATATTTAATTCTTTTACCATGTTTATGCACTTTTTAACATCGTCTATAGCCACTGATTGAGGTGTGGTGACAATTATCACTCCATCAAGATTAGATATAGATTGCAATACTGTTAATGGCTCATCTCCAGTACCTGGAGGATTATCTACAACTAAAACATCAAGATTTCCCCATTTTACATCAGAAAGTAACTGTCTAATGGCACCTGTTTTTTTTGGACCTCTCCATATAACCGGTAGATCATGGGAAGGAAGTAAATATTGCATTGAAACAACTTTTAAATTATTTCTTTTTAGAGGAATTATACCTTCTTTATCAACCATTAAATTACCGTCTAACCCTAATATTCTTGGAACATTAGGGCCATGGATATCTGCATCTAGCAATCCCACCTTAAAATCTTTACTTAAACCTTCTGCAATGTTTACAGCAACTGTGGATTTTCCAACTCCTCCTTTCCCACTCATAATTGCTATCTTATGTTTTATTTTGTTCATTGCTTTACTTATTTTTATATCTTGCTCCATTAATTTTTTAGCTTTATTTTCGTCCAAATCTTCCACCTCCTCTATGTAAAATTCCCTTACATCCACATACTGGACATATCTTTATCTCTTCAGGCCATTCAGATTTACATTTTTTACATACATACTTTTTTTCTTCAATTATGTATTTTCCTCCACTTACAACTATCATTTTTCCCTCTATTATTGCTTCAGCAATTTTTGAACGTGCAGAAGTCAATATCCTATGAAATGTTGGTTGTGATACGTTCATTACTTTAGCAGCTTCTTCTTGTTTCATTCCCAAATAATCTTTAAGCCTTATAGCTTCCAATTCTTCTATTTCCATCTTTACAACTTCTTCTGTTGCCCAGGGAGGACAGGGACCAAAACTTTTAACTCTAGGTTTCTCAATAACCCTCCGAAACCTTCTTGGCCTTGGCATTTTTTCACCCAAAACATTATGAATAAATATTTATAATCCAGAATAAAAAGTTTATGATGATGAAAGTAGCTGTAGTTACAGATGGTAGATATGGTGAAAGAAGCTATAAAACAATAAAAAAATATTTTGATTGTAAGATTGTAAAGATGAAATGTCCTTCAGAAGCATTTTTAGATGATGTTGAGATCCCCAACAATGTATTTAAAAAATTAAAAGATACAGAGATAATTTTAATTTATATATTACATCCTGATGTAATTTATGAGCTTGTTAGAAGGATAAGTGATGGTAAAAAATGGATTATAGTAGCTTCATGGGATGGAAAAGGATTCAAAAAACAATTACAAGCATTTAAAAATGTTATATGTCCTGATTTAATGTGTAATATTAGAAAAATTGGTGACAAAACTTTTGATAAATTTGCATCTAAAATTGGGAAACCTAAAGTTGAAATTAAAATAAAAAATGGCAAATTAAAAGATATAAAAGTATTGAGGACTTCACCATGTGGGGCGACATTGTTTGTTGCTAACTACATTAAAAAGAAGTATATTAATAAAAAAATAACTAAAGATTTACCTCGTGAAGCTGGTTTTAAAGTTCAACATTATCCCTGTATGGCACCTAAAATCAATATTCTTGTTGACAATGAATGTAAAAAACAATTTGCATCTGAATTACACAAAGAAGCATTTGAAAAAGCATTAAAGAATTTTTAAATTATATTTAATTTAATTTTATTTAAGAAAATTTTATATATTTTGATTAAAAAAATTGATTTTGTGTAATAAAAATTTTTTAATTATTGAGAAGAGGTGGTATTGAATGCATATTCCAGATGGATATATTCCTTTGTGGCAGTGTGCTATCTACTATATTATAGCAATTGTGGCAGTGGCTTACTCTCTTAAGTGGTCTGCCAGAAATCTTACAGAAAGAAATATTCCATTGTTTGCAGTACTAGCTGCAGGTATATTTGCTGTGATGTCTTTTAATGTTCCAATCCCTTGGGGTACTAGTGGTCATATGGTTGGTGCAGCACTTGTAGCAATTGTATTTGCTAGTCCATGGGCAGCAATACTTTTAATTTCAATAGTGTTGCTGTTACAGGCACTTATTTTTGGAGATGGTGGTATAACAGCTTTAGGTGCAAATATTTTAAACATGGGTATACTAGGAGGATTTGTAGGTTACTATACATTTAAGGCATTAGTGAAATACAACAAACCAATAGCTATTTTCTTAGCAGGATGGTTATCAATATTTCTTGCAGCAATTTTATGTGCAATTGAACTAGCGTTAGCAGGCAAATTCCCAATAAACCTAGGACTTACATTTATGGGACTGTTCCATGCAGTAATTGGTATAATAGAAGGTGTCTTGACATTGATAGTAATCCTTGCAATTGAAAGAATACGTCCGGATTTAATAGTTTGGAAAAAAGCTCCAGAGGAGGCTGCAACAGAATGAAAGACACTCACAAAATCATAATAGTTGGTCTAGTAATTTCATTAATAATATGTTGTCTTTCACCATTTTTAGCATCTCAAAATCCTGATGGTCTAGAAAAAACAGCTGAACTAGTGAAAGCTGGTGAAGGAACAAGATTCCATCAACCTCCAATGCCTGATTATGAAATACCAGGATTAGGAACTATTGGTTCTGTATTGGCATTAGTGATAGGTACAATTATTGTATTTGCTATCGCCTATGGAGTAGCAATCGTTGCAGGTAAAAGAAAAGCTTAATTTTCTCCTTTTTTATTTTTTAGAGACATGACAGGCATTGATGATATTATATTCATTGAGAAAGATGCAAAAAAGAATAGCCCCATACATAATCTTGATCCAAGAGTGAAATTAATAATTTTTATTTTTTTAGTTGTTTATGCTGTTCATACACAATCATTTTATGTTTTAATTGCACTAGAATTGTATCTTTTCCTACTTATTTTTATATCTAAATTAGATTTCATAACTTTTTTAAAGAGATTACTTTTAGTTCTTCCATTTGGTGGTTTTATTGCTATTTTTCAAATTTTCATTAGACCAGGACATATATTACTTTCATTGCCCCTCGGAATCCACATAACTTTTGAAGGATTAGTATATGGGACTTTTCTTTTATTAAAGTTGATAACTTGTGTTACCTCAGTTCTCATGCTTTCATCAACAACGCCACTTCAAGATTTAGTTGAGGCTGGAAAAAGACTACACCTTCCTCCACTTTTTATGATGTTGATAAGCATAACAGTGAGATACTTATTTTATTTTTATGAGAAATTTGTAACAATTACAAATGCACAAAAATCAAGATGTTTTAGTATTTGGAATAAAAATTTACCATATCTTCTTAGATTAAGAAAAATTGGGGAAACAATAGCTATAGTTTTTCTCAAAGCATATGAACAAGGTGAAAAAGTATATTTAAGTATGTTAAGTCGTGGCTATAATGAAGAGAGTATCAGTAATTATCATACTCATGTGAAATTAAAAATGAGTGATTATATTTTTATAATAAGTAATGTTGCTTTAGTTTTGTTTCTAGAAATTGTTTCACTATTCATAATTTAAATATCCTTCATTGTATAATTTTTGTAGGTCTGAGGCATGCATCAATTCATAAATAGCATATGGATTGTTAAAATAGGGTTCAATCATACCTTTTATTACATAATAATATGCTCCAAATCTTCCATAATATTTCCAGGTTATTTGTACATATAGAGGGAAACCACAACCTTGATTTATCAATGGATTTCCTTCACGTACAGTCCCATGATAAAACATTGGAATTGGTCCTTCTTGTCCATTTTCTTTTGCAATTTCCATTACATAATTCATTGCTTCATCTAATGTATCAAACTCATATCCATCAGCTCTATACCTATATTTATTTTCAGGAATTCCAAATAAAAACGTCTGTATAACTTCTTGCCAATCTATATTTGTACGCATACCTCTATTATCTATAAATGCAAGATTTATAACTGTAATGTCTCCTTCTTTATAATGTGCATAACCAGATGCTCCTGCATAATGAACAACTAAGACACATTTTGATCCCATCCTTCTTGCATAATCTGCAGCTACTTTTGATTGTGGATGTCCTGGATACATATCTGGATTTGCTAATTTAACAATTCCTAAGCGTCCTACGGGTTTTACAGGAGCTAAAGTACCATGAATATATAAATAAATCCCAAAAATCATGAAGACCATGAAGAATATACTTGTCTTTCTCATTAAAACACCTAAATAAAATAATTAAGAAATTCTTACTATCACCTCCTTTTAAATATTATGGTTTTGCAATATTTTCTAATTTTTTTGTATTGATAGTGTTGCTAGGTATGTAATGCCATGGTACCGGCGTGGATTCGGAGTGCCTATTTAGGCTCGATGAAGAATCGCACTCCAGCCATGGCAACAAAATTGGTGAGAGCCTGAGTGAATAACTCAGGCTTGATCATAGGTCCCACGGGTGCTGGTAAAGTCCCAAAGGAATCCCCCGCCAACTCCGTTTGATCCTAGCGGAGGCCACTGCTATGGGGGTCCGACTAAGCCATGCAAGTCGAACGGGCCTTGTGCCCGTGGCGAACGGCTCAGTAACACGTGGACAACCTACCCTGGGGTCCGGGATAACCCCGGGAAACTGGGGCTAATCCCGGATAGGCGAGGTCTCCTGGAATGGGGCCTCGCCGAAAGGTCTTTTGACCGCCCCAGGATGGATCTGCGGCCGATTAGGTAGTTGGTAGGGTAACGGCCTACCAAGCCTACGATCGGTACGGGTTGTGAGAGCAAGAGCCCGGAGACGGGGCCTGAGACAAGGCCCCGGGCCCTACGGGGCGCAGCAGGCGCGAAAACTCCGCAATGCGCGAAAGCGCGACGGGGGGACCCCCAGTGCCACTCCGTAAGGAGTGGCTTTTCCGGAGTGTAAAAAGCTCCGGGAATAAGGGCTGGGCAAGACCGGTGCCAGCCGCCGCGGTAACACCGGCAGCCCGAGTGGTGGCCGCGTTTATTGGGCCTAAAGCGTCCGTAGCCGGTCCGGTAAGTCTCCGGTGAAAGCCCGCAGCTCAACTGCGGGAGTAGCCGGAGATACTGCCGGACTTGGGGCCGGGAGAGGCCGGAGGTACCCCCGGGGTAGGGGTGAAATCCTGTAATCCCGGGGGGACCACCTGTGGCGAAGGCGTCCGGCTGGAACGGGCCCGACGGTGAGGGACGAAAGCCAGGGGAGCGAACCGGATTAGATACCCGGGTAGTCCTGGCCGTAAACGATGCGGACTTGGTGTTGGGGCAACCTCGAGTTGCCCCAGTGCCGCAGGGAAGCCGTTAAGCCCGCCGCCTGGGGAGTACGGCCGCAAGGCTGAAACTTAAAGGAAATTGGCGGGGGAGCACCACAACGCGTGGAGCCTGCGGTTTAATTGGATTCAACGCCGGACACCTCACCGGGGGCGACGGCAGGATGATGGCCAGGTTGATGACCTTGCCTGACGAGCCGAGAGGAGGTGCATGGCCGCCGTCAGCTCGTACCGTGAGGCGTCCTGTTAAGTCAGGCAACGAGCGAGACCCGCGCCCCTAGTTGCCAGCGGGTCCCGTAAGGGACGCCGGGCACACTAGGGGGACCGCCAGCGATAAGCTGGAGGAAGGTGCGGGCGACGGTAGGTCCGTATGCCCCGAAACCCCGGGCTACACGCGGGCTACAATGGCCGGGACAATGGGTACCGACCCCGAAAGGGGGAGGGTAATCCCATAAACCCGGCCGTAGTTCGG
Coding sequences within:
- a CDS encoding methanogenesis marker protein 10 (COGs: COG1625 Fe-S oxidoreductase related to NifB/MoaA family~InterPro IPR017672: IPR007197: IPR007549~KEGG: mth:MTH1170 hypothetical protein~PFAM: protein of unknown function DUF512; Radical SAM domain protein~SPTR: O27238 Conserved protein~TIGRFAM: methanogenesis marker protein 10~PFAM: Radical SAM superfamily; Protein of unknown function (DUF512)~TIGRFAM: putative methanogenesis marker protein 10), producing MQIIADVGGRPGKDCGGFCKYCYFRNVGKFKPFGCKNCPPGKIGCKVCTKEIAELNNGFLPPAFVISNIQSSLLMYGHKKDVKINISGGGDVSCYPYLLDLTREINNLGLPIHLGYTSGKGIDDARIAYELIDNGVDEVTFTVFSVNPKLRKEWMSDRKPEESLKALKIFCENIEVHCAAVIIPGVNDGEELYKTCAKLEEWGAEGFILMRFANYKNQGLILGNGPIIKGVEPHTLEEFSELVKKLDKEFDLRITGTPLCDPKNGAPFALSREENKEFLKILPKIKGEATILTSKIAAPYIYKIIKNLGAEDKVNVYPTKKDIGCLITREDLKDVDLSKIKDTVIIPGRALVHDMEAEKILSKDGNKRIVVRGPDRLSVDGEMSGTMSEYDVIETEMEAWYELINIINFYGLNHEYHSYKP
- a CDS encoding Radical SAM domain protein (COGs: COG1032 Fe-S oxidoreductase~InterPro IPR013785: IPR007197: IPR006638~KEGG: mth:MTH1171 phosphonoacetaldehyde methylase~PFAM: Radical SAM domain protein~SMART: Elongator protein 3/MiaB/NifB~SPTR: O27239 Phosphonoacetaldehyde methylase~PFAM: Radical SAM superfamily), whose amino-acid sequence is MNTIVISPEFYNYGSLVVAGILKNLKHKVNYFKGFKNKINADITFISLQSTIHLLKYQKNINSIDSFKVVGGPVTMDPSMVFKYLDVDAVMVGEAENKLENFMRKFEENKLDEIEGVILKDQKDEIPKMIHSNSLDRPLPYIPPDIKNENIRGANVYIETHRGCPGNCGFCQVPKFFGREVRSRKLNEIVNEVKEFVKMGARRIAISGGTGTLYGCKKFKEINEEAFIELLKNLSKITGKENLTIPDIRVDTVSPEIMEAISKYTNGWVFYGIESGSEKILKKMNKGIKIETVYEAVELAREHGVKVAGSFIVGYPGETEDDFEATLSLADDLMLDDYFVSIAEPIPGTPLAEEVKNLPLDKNPVFMEVNDTNVSTIAEFRALKLMLDSYVFRKIPMPMTEKLFNMILKEVKSQSKHIKTVTYMIKDMI
- a CDS encoding cation diffusion facilitator family transporter (COGs: COG0053 Co/Zn/Cd cation transporter~InterPro IPR002524: IPR003731~KEGG: mth:MTH1172 cation transporter~PFAM: cation efflux protein; Dinitrogenase iron-molybdenum cofactor biosynthesis protein~SPTR: O27240 Possible cation transporter~TIGRFAM: cation diffusion facilitator family transporter~PFAM: Cation efflux family; Dinitrogenase iron-molybdenum cofactor~TIGRFAM: cation diffusion facilitator family transporter): MNLKRGEKVAKYSTYINLFLTVVKGAVGYISGSISLIADAMHSFSDVFSSLAVYLGLKISQRKPNQRFPYGYYKVETFVSFVVSVLILVAGIEIMYESIKSIINPHTLKYPTIGIVIALLSAIICYILAIYKEKIGKKIGSQALINDGKHSLIDTFSSLIVFIGILSSFFGYEWIEGLAGIIISILIFHMGIELCKADILALLDAGIDPKIINKIKNIAEKVDGVRGAHAIRLRRCGPYIFGEMHLELDPEKTIKDAHKIILKVKDKVKDEIKSVDILTIQTEAFEKNYKIVAVPLKNGEVSGHLGKASHFAIAKIVDNKITKIEMKENPGAKVEKKKGIKAAKFLKSENIDILAIKNPSKNLEFLLPECKIVKAEGSSLEEIIKNAVKAKS
- a CDS encoding ATPase-like, ParA/MinD (COGs: COG0489 ATPase involved in chromosome partitioning~InterPro IPR000808: IPR019591~KEGG: msi:Msm_0045 nucleotide-binding protein (putative ATPase involved in chromosome partitioning)~PFAM: ATPase-like, ParA/MinD~SPTR: B9ADA4 Putative uncharacterized protein~PFAM: ParA/MinD ATPase like), with amino-acid sequence MDENKAKKLMEQDIKISKAMNKIKHKIAIMSGKGGVGKSTVAVNIAEGLSKDFKVGLLDADIHGPNVPRILGLDGNLMVDKEGIIPLKRNNLKVVSMQYLLPSHDLPVIWRGPKKTGAIRQLLSDVKWGNLDVLVVDNPPGTGDEPLTVLQSISNLDGVIIVTTPQSVAIDDVKKCINMVKELNMEVIGIVENMCSFVCPKCGEETRIFGKGNGKELAKEYSIPYLGSIPLDIKNIEALNDGAPVIEKYPDSKISKKFFEIIEKIKNKLDLS